From Variovorax sp. PMC12, the proteins below share one genomic window:
- the dusA gene encoding tRNA dihydrouridine(20/20a) synthase DusA, which yields MGYRDKLLNSNKKILSVAPMMDWTDRHCRFLHRLLSRHALLYTEMVTTGALIHGDVPRHLRFNAEEHPVALQLGGSEPADLAHCAKLGEEWGYDEINLNCGCPSERVQRGAFGACLMNEPQLVADCVKAMVDVVSVPVTVKHRIGIDKIESYEFVRDFVGQVSEAGCHTFIVHARNAWLQGLSPKQNREIPPLRYELVHRLKHEFPALNFSINGGISANAQVHEHLRLLDGVMIGREAYHNPWWLAEWDAEFYGAAPQALTREEVESLMCDYMVREAAEHGTQWSSIARHMLGLRNGLPGARRWRQVWSDHRHKTLPPHEVMALAHEPAVQAA from the coding sequence ATGGGATACAGAGATAAGTTGTTGAATTCAAACAAGAAAATTCTTTCGGTCGCTCCAATGATGGACTGGACCGATCGCCATTGCAGGTTCCTCCACCGCCTGCTGTCCCGCCACGCGCTGCTCTACACCGAGATGGTGACGACCGGCGCGCTGATACATGGCGATGTTCCCCGGCACCTTCGCTTCAACGCCGAGGAGCATCCCGTGGCGCTGCAGCTCGGCGGCAGCGAGCCTGCGGACCTTGCGCACTGCGCCAAGCTGGGCGAGGAATGGGGCTACGACGAGATCAACCTGAACTGCGGCTGCCCGAGCGAGCGCGTGCAGCGCGGCGCTTTCGGCGCCTGCCTGATGAACGAGCCGCAACTGGTGGCGGATTGCGTGAAGGCGATGGTCGACGTGGTGAGCGTGCCCGTCACGGTCAAGCACCGCATCGGCATCGACAAGATCGAGAGCTACGAGTTCGTGCGCGACTTCGTCGGGCAGGTCAGCGAGGCCGGCTGCCACACCTTCATCGTGCATGCGCGCAATGCGTGGCTGCAAGGGCTGAGCCCGAAGCAGAACCGCGAGATCCCGCCGCTGCGCTACGAGCTTGTGCACCGGCTGAAGCATGAGTTTCCCGCGCTGAATTTCTCGATCAACGGGGGCATATCGGCCAATGCGCAAGTGCACGAGCACCTGCGGCTGCTCGACGGCGTGATGATCGGGCGCGAGGCGTATCACAACCCCTGGTGGCTCGCCGAATGGGACGCCGAGTTCTACGGCGCCGCGCCGCAGGCGCTGACGCGCGAAGAAGTCGAGTCGCTGATGTGCGACTACATGGTCCGCGAGGCCGCCGAGCACGGCACGCAGTGGTCGTCGATCGCGCGCCACATGCTGGGTTTGCGCAACGGCCTGCCGGGCGCGCGCCGCTGGCGGCAGGTCTGGAGCGACCATCGGCACAAGACGCTGCCGCCGCACGAGGTCATGGCACTCGCGCACGAGCCGGCGGTCCAGGCGGCCTGA
- a CDS encoding IclR family transcriptional regulator — protein sequence MNDAIGGKEEVSALARGLALLKVIGMAAAPIGNRELADTTGIPKATVSRLTATLVSAGYLRQSQDNERFSLGPALLDMSSRYLLHFDLRTVVRPHLAELAEAAGVSVHMGVRDELDMLVIDSLRPRSAVISSRIEVGTRMTIATSAAGRAYLAALPATEQAELLEQIRLESGESWPTIEPHLMAGLEEYARLGYCGSFGDWNPHIHALGFALQGPRGERYAVSCGGPAYLMPKEAMVTRIAPLLLDTARAIAREIGTLGHHD from the coding sequence ATGAATGACGCGATTGGCGGCAAAGAAGAAGTGAGCGCGCTCGCTCGCGGCCTGGCTCTCCTCAAGGTCATCGGCATGGCGGCGGCACCCATAGGCAATCGCGAACTGGCAGATACCACGGGAATTCCCAAGGCCACGGTGTCGAGGCTCACCGCCACGCTGGTGAGTGCAGGGTATTTGCGACAGTCGCAAGACAACGAGCGCTTCAGCCTGGGGCCTGCGCTGCTCGACATGAGCAGCCGCTACCTGCTGCATTTCGATTTGCGCACGGTGGTTCGGCCGCACCTGGCCGAGTTGGCGGAGGCGGCCGGCGTCAGCGTGCACATGGGCGTACGGGACGAGCTCGACATGCTCGTGATCGATTCGCTGCGGCCGCGCTCGGCGGTGATCAGCTCGCGCATCGAGGTCGGCACCCGAATGACCATCGCCACATCGGCAGCCGGCCGGGCGTATCTGGCGGCGCTGCCCGCGACGGAGCAGGCCGAGTTGCTGGAGCAGATCCGGCTCGAGAGCGGCGAGAGCTGGCCGACCATCGAGCCGCACCTGATGGCGGGGCTCGAAGAATATGCGCGCCTGGGCTACTGCGGTTCTTTCGGTGACTGGAACCCACACATCCACGCCCTCGGTTTCGCGCTGCAGGGGCCGCGCGGCGAGCGGTACGCGGTCAGCTGCGGCGGTCCGGCCTACCTGATGCCCAAGGAAGCCATGGTGACGCGCATCGCGCCACTGTTGCTGGACACGGCGCGTGCCATCGCCAGGGAAATCGGCACCCTCGGCCATCACGACTGA
- a CDS encoding GntR family transcriptional regulator, which yields MSAVTLTPRALYEEVAELLRQRIFRRELEPGSWIDELKLAEEYGISRTPLREALKVLAAEGLVTMKVRRGAYVTEVSEQDLADVYHLLSLLESDAAGVVAERATDAQRAELKALHAELEAAATPEDREHFFAVNERFHMRLLAIADNKWRDQMVADLRKVMKLNRRNSLLKAGRIAESLAEHRAVMAAIEARDAEAAMARMREHFRNGLEAAN from the coding sequence ATGTCCGCCGTCACCCTTACTCCCCGCGCCCTCTATGAAGAGGTGGCCGAGCTGCTGCGCCAGCGGATCTTCCGCCGCGAACTGGAGCCCGGCAGCTGGATCGACGAGCTGAAGCTGGCCGAGGAGTACGGCATCAGCCGCACCCCCCTGCGCGAGGCGCTGAAGGTGCTGGCCGCCGAGGGGCTGGTGACGATGAAGGTGCGGCGCGGCGCCTACGTGACCGAGGTGTCCGAACAGGACCTGGCCGACGTGTACCACCTGCTCTCACTGCTGGAGAGCGATGCCGCCGGCGTGGTGGCCGAGCGCGCCACCGACGCGCAGCGCGCCGAGTTGAAGGCGCTGCACGCCGAGCTGGAAGCCGCCGCCACCCCCGAGGACCGCGAGCACTTCTTTGCCGTGAACGAGCGCTTCCACATGCGGCTGCTCGCCATCGCGGACAACAAGTGGCGCGACCAGATGGTGGCCGACCTGCGCAAGGTGATGAAGCTTAACCGCCGCAACTCGCTGCTGAAGGCGGGGCGAATCGCGGAATCGTTGGCGGAGCACCGCGCGGTGATGGCCGCCATCGAGGCACGCGATGCCGAGGCGGCCATGGCCCGCATGCGCGAGCACTTCAGGAACGGCCTCGAAGCCGCGAACTAG